In the genome of Deinococcus aetherius, the window TACGACAACTACTGCCCGAACTACTCCTCGGCGCTGCTGCCCTCGGCGGACGGCAAGAGTGTCCTGGAGATGGCGACGGACTACGCGGGCGGGGTGTGCAAGGCTTCCTTCGCCAGCGGTTCCCTGCAAGGGACGCGCGACGCCTCGGGGATCGTCTCGGGGGGCACGTACCGCCTCATCAACGTGAACAGCGGACTGTGCCTCGACGTGCCGCAGGACAGCCGCGTTCAGGTCCAGCTTCAGCAGTGGACCTGCAACGGCCTCGGGCCGCAGAACTGGCTGGTGGGTGCCTCCGCGAGCGGCACCTTCACGTTGAAGGGCCAGAACAGCGGCCTGTGTATGGACGTGGACAAGGACTCACGCTCACCCGGCGGCGTGGTGCAGCAGTACACCTGCAACGGCCTGGGGCCGCAGAACTGGCGTTTCGAGGCGCTCGGGCTGGGCTACTACCGCCTCGTCGGGCAGAACAGCGGCCTGTGCCTCGACGTGACGGGGGGATCACGCGCCCTGGAGGCCAAGATGCAGCAGTACACCTGCAACGACCTCGCCCCCCAGCTCTGGAAGGTCGAGCGGCGGTGAGGAGCGGGCGCGTGCTGGTGACGGGGGCCACCGGGAATGCGGGGAGCGCGGTGTGCGCCGCCCTGGCGGCGGAGGGCCATGCCCTCAGACTGGCCGACGTGACCCTCCCCGGCCCGGACACCCGCCGCCTCGGCGAGGTCGTGCGATGCGACCTGCGCACCCCCGAGGACGCCCGCCGCGTGGTGGACGGGGTGGACGCCGTGATCCACCTCGCGGCCTGGCACAGCGGCCACGTGCCGCCCGTGAGCGACCCGACCCTGTTCTCGGTGAACGTGGACGGCACCTTCCACCTGCTCCAGGCCTGCCGGGAGGCCGGGGCCCCACCGGTCGTCTTCGGGTCCAGCATGGCGCACGGCTTCGGCGACGTGTACGGCCTGACGAAGGTGCTTGGCGAGGACCTGTGCCGCGGCTACCACCACATGACGGGTGCCGCGGTGGTGATGCTGCGCTACCACGCCTTCGTGCCCGGGCCGTACCTGGAGTACGGCGCCCGATTGCTGCGCAATGGAGTGGACCGCCGGGACGTGGTCAGCGCGACGCTGGCCGCCCTGGCCGCCGTCCGGTCGGGCTGCGTGACGCTCTTCACCACCGTCGTGCACAGCGACCACGGGATGCCGCCCGAGGTCCGGGCGGACTTCCGGCGCCTCGGCCCGGCGTGGTGCGAGGCCCAGCTGCCCGGCAGCCGCGCCCTGCTGAAGCGGTACGGCCTCGACCTCCCCGAACGGGTCGAGCAGCACGACCTGTCCGGGGCCGCTGGGCAGCTCGGCTGGCGACCTCAAGTGACCTTCCTCGATTTCCTGCGCGACCTCGCCCGGCGGGACGCCCGCGGGGAGGACGTGCGGCGTCTCACCGTGCCGGGCGAATTGCCCGGGGAGCCCTCCCCATGACCCGCCCCCTCGTCGTCCTCCTGGGAGCCCTGATCCTGATGCAACCCGCCCATGGCACCACCGCCCCGGCCCTCACCTTCACCAACCCCGTCGTCCGCTCGCAGGACGCCCCCGACCCGTGGGTGATCCGGCACGGGGGCCGGTATTACCTCACCTCGACCTTTGACCAGGACGGCGGGCTGTGGGTGTGGTCAGCCGCTACCCTGACCGGCCTCGACGCGGGCCGCAAGGTGAAGGTGTGGACCGCGCCCGCGAGCGGCCCCCTCAGCCAGCAGGTCTGGGCCCCGGAACTGCACTTCCTGCGTGGCCGGTGGTACCTGTACTTCACGGCCTCCGACGGGGTGGACGCGAACCACCGCCACTACGTGCTGGAGGCCGAGACGGGCGATCCCCAGGGGCCGTACAAACCCCCGGTGCGGGTGGACCCGGCGCTGGACAGCTATGCCATCGACGGCAGCGTGCTTCAGTTGCCCGACGGGCGGCTGTACTGGATGTACGCGGCAGACG includes:
- a CDS encoding NAD-dependent epimerase/dehydratase family protein, with product MLVTGATGNAGSAVCAALAAEGHALRLADVTLPGPDTRRLGEVVRCDLRTPEDARRVVDGVDAVIHLAAWHSGHVPPVSDPTLFSVNVDGTFHLLQACREAGAPPVVFGSSMAHGFGDVYGLTKVLGEDLCRGYHHMTGAAVVMLRYHAFVPGPYLEYGARLLRNGVDRRDVVSATLAALAAVRSGCVTLFTTVVHSDHGMPPEVRADFRRLGPAWCEAQLPGSRALLKRYGLDLPERVEQHDLSGAAGQLGWRPQVTFLDFLRDLARRDARGEDVRRLTVPGELPGEPSP